The following proteins are co-located in the Cyprinus carpio isolate SPL01 chromosome B19, ASM1834038v1, whole genome shotgun sequence genome:
- the LOC109065705 gene encoding transmembrane protein 106B-like, producing the protein MGKTLSHLPKHTCHDEGKESLTSSPMQTDDSKNGGDVSQFPYVEFTGRDSVTCPTCQGTGRIPRGQENQLVALIPYSDQRLRPRRTKLYVTASVIVCLLLSSLAVFFLFPRSIDVNYVGVKSVYVSYDQSKRIVYLNVTNSLNITNNNYYSVDVANITAQVQFSKTVIGKTRISNITTIGPLDMKQIDYMVPTTIADEISYMYDYCTLQSIKVHNIVVMMQITVTTVYFGHAEQVSQEMYQYVDCGENTTALHEYSLNTPLAG; encoded by the exons ATGGGGAAGACTCTATCCCACCTGCCGAAGCACACCTGTCATGATGAGGGTAAGGAGAGCCTGACCTCATCACCCATGCAGACCGATGACAGTAAGAACGGGGGAGATGTGTCTCAGTTCCCTTACGTGGAGTTCACTGGCCGGGACAGCGTCACCTGCCCCACATGCCAAGGCACTGGAAGGATCCCGCGAG GCCAAGAAAATCAGCTGGTGGCCCTGATCCCATACAGCGACCAGAGGCTGAGACCAAGGAGAAC CAAGCTGTATGTGACTGCTTCAGTCATTGTGTGCCTGCTGCTCTCCAGCCTGGCTGTCTTCTTCCTTTTCCCACGTTCCATTGATGTCAACTACGTGGGAGTGAAGTCTGTCTATGTGTCCTATGACCAGAGCAAACGCATTGTGTATCTCAATGTCACT aacTCACTGAATATTACTAACAACAACTATTACTCAGTGGATGTGGCCAACATCACAGCCCAGGTGCAGTTTTCTAAGACCGTGATTGGAAAAACCCGCATTAGCAACATAACCACTATCGGCCCTCTGGATATGAAGCAG ATTGACTACATGGTGCCTACCACTATTGCAGATGAAATTAGCTATATGTA TGACTACTGTACCCTGCAGAGCATCAAGGTGCACAACATTGTGGTTATGATGCA GATAACCGTCACTACTGTGTACTTTGGCCACGCTGAGCAGGTGTCTCAGGAGATGTACCAGTATGTGGATTGTGGAGAAAACACTACTGCTCTGCATGAGTACAGTCTGAATACTCCTCTGGCAGGCTAG